A genomic window from bacterium includes:
- a CDS encoding tyrosine-type recombinase/integrase, with protein MEDHVKRLYLMVDACKVGNHWKTYVDAFVFGCRIRNLAPRTLSVYAERLGYLVRHLEHKGVDIEHVTKQDLQDYLMSLIGSVSDETVNGRIRVYRRFFNYLEEEGLWEKANPTKKLKLIKSSKRIKPVVTPEQIQKILSTLNKSTYEGYRNLTMIMLFWDSMIRKEELITLKLQDVDLRAGLIKVYGKGRKERQVPMGARTIKVLHFYLNRWREDRSGELVFCQRNGKPITSRHCHKIVQDIGNHAGIELYPHLIRHSAATFFIRQGGSPVILQKILGHTSLVVTQNYLHMSNQDMVETYGRFSPSNAISI; from the coding sequence ATGGAAGATCATGTCAAGCGATTGTACCTGATGGTCGATGCATGTAAGGTGGGGAATCACTGGAAGACATACGTCGACGCGTTTGTCTTTGGTTGCAGGATCAGGAATCTGGCACCACGCACTTTGAGCGTTTATGCAGAGCGGCTGGGCTATCTTGTTCGGCATCTTGAACACAAAGGCGTCGATATTGAGCACGTGACGAAGCAGGATCTGCAAGATTACCTGATGTCACTGATCGGGAGCGTCTCTGACGAAACCGTGAATGGGCGCATACGTGTCTATCGCCGTTTCTTCAACTATCTCGAAGAAGAAGGCCTCTGGGAAAAGGCCAACCCCACTAAGAAACTGAAGCTCATCAAGTCCTCTAAGCGCATCAAACCGGTTGTGACTCCGGAACAGATTCAGAAAATTCTCTCCACGCTCAACAAGTCTACCTATGAAGGTTATCGCAACCTGACAATGATCATGCTCTTCTGGGACTCGATGATTCGAAAGGAAGAACTGATCACCTTGAAGCTTCAGGATGTCGACCTGCGGGCTGGTTTGATAAAAGTCTATGGCAAGGGTCGCAAGGAACGTCAAGTGCCGATGGGCGCCAGGACAATCAAAGTCCTACACTTCTACCTCAACCGCTGGCGCGAAGATCGGTCCGGTGAGCTCGTCTTCTGCCAGCGCAATGGAAAGCCGATTACATCCAGACATTGCCACAAGATTGTCCAAGACATCGGCAATCATGCCGGGATTGAACTCTATCCCCACCTCATCAGACACAGTGCAGCGACCTTTTTCATTCGCCAGGGTGGTTCGCCTGTGATTCTGCAGAAGATTCTTGGTCATACCTCGCTTGTGGTGACACAAAACTACCTCCACATGAGCAACCAAGACATGGTTGAAACCTATGGCCGCTTCAGCCCGAGCAATGCTATATCTATATGA
- the rfaD gene encoding ADP-glyceromanno-heptose 6-epimerase: MSNSFIVTGGAGFIGSNLVKALNQRGYSDIIVVDHLNHPDKQANLDRLRFRTYMDKSEFRQKLLAGEIPNVSGLFHLGACSSTLETNEEYLADNNFQYTADLCEWSLKTGARFVYASSAATYGDGSLGYSDLDAATPALQPLNAYGRSKQRFDLWAMNNGMIRQIVGLKYFNVYGPGEDHKEEMRSVVNKAYPQVMTKGVVKLFRSHRPDYRDGEQVRDFIYVTDAVAVTLFFYDHPEINGLFNCGTGNARSWVDLAKALFVAAGKEPKIEFVDMPESIREKYQYHTEADLSKLRSVGYTAPFLSIEEGVQRYVAEHLREHHSTR; the protein is encoded by the coding sequence GTGTCCAATTCATTCATCGTCACCGGCGGCGCCGGCTTTATCGGATCCAACCTGGTCAAAGCGCTTAATCAGCGCGGCTACTCTGATATCATAGTTGTCGACCACCTCAACCACCCAGACAAACAGGCCAATCTGGACCGTCTCCGCTTTCGCACCTACATGGACAAGTCCGAATTTCGGCAGAAGCTCCTCGCGGGAGAGATCCCGAATGTCTCCGGTCTGTTTCATCTCGGTGCCTGCAGTTCCACGCTGGAAACAAACGAAGAATATCTCGCCGACAACAATTTCCAGTACACCGCCGATCTTTGTGAGTGGTCACTGAAGACCGGCGCCCGCTTTGTCTATGCCTCCAGCGCCGCCACGTATGGTGATGGTTCGCTCGGCTACAGCGACCTGGATGCTGCAACTCCCGCACTGCAACCGCTGAATGCATACGGCCGTTCCAAGCAGCGCTTTGACCTCTGGGCGATGAATAATGGCATGATCCGCCAGATAGTCGGACTGAAATATTTCAACGTCTACGGCCCAGGCGAAGATCACAAGGAAGAAATGCGCTCGGTGGTCAACAAAGCCTATCCACAGGTGATGACCAAAGGGGTGGTGAAGCTCTTCCGCTCACATCGCCCGGATTATCGCGATGGGGAACAGGTGCGCGACTTCATTTATGTTACGGATGCTGTCGCGGTGACGCTTTTCTTTTATGACCACCCCGAGATCAATGGCCTGTTCAACTGTGGAACCGGGAATGCCCGAAGCTGGGTTGATCTGGCGAAAGCGCTTTTCGTCGCTGCAGGGAAAGAGCCGAAGATCGAGTTTGTGGATATGCCGGAGTCTATCCGCGAGAAGTACCAGTATCATACCGAGGCCGACCTGAGCAAACTTCGCTCTGTCGGCTATACTGCCCCATTTTTGTCTATTGAAGAAGGGGTCCAGCGGTACGTCGCTGAGCACCTCAGAGAGCATCATTCAACGCGCTAA